From a region of the Epinephelus fuscoguttatus linkage group LG21, E.fuscoguttatus.final_Chr_v1 genome:
- the LOC125882199 gene encoding leukocyte cysteine proteinase inhibitor 1-like produces MDGWSETEDATVVKDQAEKQTGKKYREFKAVKYRIKNVEGGQLLVIKVHVGGADYIHLRVIQIPLLVHGAPDPKEILRGVEQHKTKDNPLEPFTI; encoded by the exons ATGGACGGATGGAGTGAGACAGAGGACGCCACCGTG gtgaaGGACCAAGCCGAGAAACAGACAGGCAAAAAATACAGGGAATTCAAAGCAGTTAAATACAGGATTAAGAATGTGGAGGGAGGACAACTCTTGGTCATCAAG GTTCATGTTGGAGGAGCAGACTATATTCATCTGAGAGTCATCCAAATACCTCTGCTTGTACACGGTGCGCCGGACCCAAAGGAAATACTGCGTGGTGTCGAGCAGCACAAAACCAAAGACAACCCCCTCGAACCTTTCACCATTTGA